A DNA window from Danio aesculapii chromosome 1, fDanAes4.1, whole genome shotgun sequence contains the following coding sequences:
- the cfap221 gene encoding LOW QUALITY PROTEIN: cilia- and flagella-associated protein 221 (The sequence of the model RefSeq protein was modified relative to this genomic sequence to represent the inferred CDS: inserted 1 base in 1 codon; deleted 2 bases in 2 codons; substituted 1 base at 1 genomic stop codon) encodes MEVVHSAPETFSRTVKRKNLLPLSQLLEDTTKSATVPNHLLETKVFTTLKSNGVVQAEPSELHFSGFEVGKDYKKILKLVNVSSDVLSVHILPPQTKEFQIKYTKKCRLVPGLAYTVTVFFRPDEWRYFSDNIRIHGKGEENLLVPVHAYPVINDLHIPSHISLPPVPLGQSTFSMLSXYKSFDPLSCSCPVDFEFQVHCLQPHKAFTVRPLSGIIPANGKTVLKVTFTPLRYGTADITLQLIISQFNSKPVIWTVTGSSTPNLLLSKPDGNGDEEEDFAEEQKTSYGKSQILTSYPKLKMTPYLDKGSKKKTKPVPQLQVSTTDVSTHAGLVKMLLQPQDKMRFRDLREAMSYTKVADQTREMKEAAFLKRVQQKEEKAVLFDDKRSRGHFKCGYSHLESELTNGLSNTKYQKDPRKQLWQVDLGDDPCSTEQKLKILKEQEMAVAAYKLKYSGESLAISRPSTKLFSQRVLRHVGQVPACTAVFSRYGTGQLEVRQRALRLFQQAARKVVLQCRMNKRLVSLRELVRKNQESAGKTMNQVTGFSCLFILTPEKIRPFSFKTLISEDQADKSAANAFRHVPAKTPEADMKLRTPLFTLKVPQHYRLMGYQPLSAYEAAASYIPPELCRPLRTGAQVNYMDELFPVVTCTSVDLNEDEEEKNPQEDDRADLSLNPTLSFCAPETLXKPPSAHPLRIFNPAPHVYAFKAAPLYLECDLDFHLCPLPRYTITNPSVRGVDNTKQKKILDRQDIIKGIMTWKKFPSVALNTLSNISTPKFDCVPHMSDMLPMEAPPVLQNLPDSIRDEIQSGVSESSELRLTPEMVEAEFRLSERSSATSVKQEPDEGNGPTTPVATPISADTTTRDTHEQLPESTHTRLRARVLNRFKEFKSTGI; translated from the exons ATGGAGGTGGTTCATTCTGCCCCTGAGACATTCTCCAGGACTGTAAAGAGGAAAAACCTACTTCCTCTAAGCCAACTGCTGGAGGACACCACAAAGAGTGCAACTGTCCCCAATCACCTTTTGGAAACAA AGGTGTTTACCACATTGAAGAGTAACGGTGTAGTTCAGGCCGAGCCATCAGAACTGCATTTCAGTGGCTTTGAAGTAGGAAAGGATTATAAGAAGATCCTG aaaCTTGTCAATGTTTCCTCGGATGTGCTGAGTGTCCATATTTTACCACCTCAGACAAAGGAATTCCAAATTAAGTACACCAAAAAG TGCCGACTGGTTCCGGGTCTTGCTTACACTGTTACAGTGTTTTTTCGACCAGATGAGTGGCGTTACTTTTCTGATAACATTAGGATTCATGGCAAG GGAGAAGAGAACTTACTGGTTCCCGTTCATGCATATCCTGTTATCAATGACCTTCACATCCCATCTCACATTAGTCTTCCCCCGGTGCCGCTTGGACAGAG TACATTTTCTATGCTTTCATAGTACAAGTCATTTGATCCACTAAGTTGCAGTTGTCCAGTAGACTTTGAGTTCCAGGTGCACTGCCTTCAGCCACATAAGGCCTTTACTGTTAGACCACTTTCAG GGATCATTCCTGCAAATGGAAAGACTGTGTTGAAAGTGACATTTACCCCTTTGCGGTATGGTACTGCAGACATCACACTGCAGCTGATCATCTCTCAGTTCAACTCTAAACCTGTCATCTGGACTGTGACAGGCTCTTCAACTCCAAACCTGCTGCTTAG TAAACCAGATGGAAATGGTGACGAGGAAGAGGATTTTGCTGAAGAGCAGAAGACTTCTTATGGAAAATCTCAGATTCTAACATCCTACCCTAAGCTTAAAATGACTCCCTACTTGGATAAG GGCAGCAAAAAGAAGACCAAACCTGTTCCACAACTCCAGGTTTCCACCACAGATGTCAGCACTCACGCCGGACTGGTTAAAATGCTTCTCCAGCCACAAGATAAAATGAGATTTAGGGACCTCCGGGAGG CCATGTCCTATACCAAGGTTGCAGACCAAACAAGGGAAATGAAGGAAGCTGCGTTTTTAAAGAGGGTCCAACAAAAGGAGGAGAAGGCAGTCCTATTCGATG ataaaaggtccagaggtCATTTCAAGTGTGGCTATTCGCATTTGGAATCTGAGCTCACCAATGGGCTCAGTAACACCAAATACCAGAAAGACCCcagaaaacaactgtg GCAAGTTGATTTGGGTGATGATCCGTGTTCAACGGaacaaaaacttaaaattctAAAGGAGCAAGAAATGGCAGTTGCTGCATACAAA CTAAAATACAGTGGTGAGTCATTGGCTATTTCAAGACCTTCAACTAAACTTTTCTCACAGAGAGTTTTGCGACATGTTGGACAG GTCCCAGCATGC ACTGCTGTTTTCAGCCGTTATGGAACTGGCCAATTGGAGGTCAGACAGAGAGCGCTCAGACTCTTTCAGCAGGCCGCTCGCAA GGTTGTTCTTCAATGTCGGATGAACAAGAGGCTGGTGTCTCTAAGAGAGCTTGTTCGCAAAAACCAGGAGTCAGCAGGGAAAACAATGAATCAGGTGACTGGATTTT cctg TCTTTTTATACTGACTCCAGAAAAAATCAGACCCTTCTCCTTCAAAACACTTATATCTGAAGACCAGGCTGACAAATCT GCTGCGAATGCATTTCGTCACGTTCCTGCAAAAACGCCTGAAGCAGATATGAAACTCAGGACTCCATTGTTCACTCTAAAA GTCCCCCAGCATTACAGACTGATGGGTTATCAGCCATTATCTGCCTATGAGGCAGCAGCATCATATATTCCTCCTGAGCTGTGTAGACCTTTACGCACTGGAGCACAGGTAAactacat GGACGAGCTGTTTCCTGTGGTGACATGTACATCTGTAGATCTCAATGAGGATGAGGAAGAGAAAAACCCACAGGAAGATGATAGAGCAGATCTG AGTTTAAATCCCACTCTTAGTTTCTGTGCACCTGAAACAC CTAAACCACCCAGCGCACACCCTTTACGGATCTTT AATCCAGCTCCACACGTTTATGCCTTTAAAGCAGCTCCTCTTTACCTGGAGTGTGACCTGGACTTTCATTTGTGTCCGCTGCCTCGATACACCATCACTAACCCCAGTGTCAGAGGTGTCGACAATACAAAACAGAAGAAAATTCTAGATAGACAG GATATAATCAAAGGGATTATGACATGGAAGAAGTTTCCCTCTGTGGCACTGAACACTTTATCCAATATTTCCACTCCAAAATTCGACTGTGTCCCACACAT GTCTGACATGCTGCCTATGGAGGCTCCTCCAGTACTTCAGAATCTGCCCGACAGCATCAGAGATGAGATTCAGTCTGGAGT GTCTGAGAGCTCGGAGCTTCGTCTCACTCCAGAGATGGTTGAAGCAGAGTTCAGACTGTCTGAAAGATCTTCAGCCACATCTGTTAAACAGGAACCAGATGAAGGCAATGG CCCCACAACTCCAGTAGCAACACCCATATCTGCAGACACAACCACAAG AGACACACACGAGCAGCTGCCGGAGTCGACACACACCAGACTGAGAGCAAGAGTGCTGAATAGATTCAAAGAATTCAAATCTACAGGAATATGA
- the LOC130218258 gene encoding LOW QUALITY PROTEIN: cyclic nucleotide-gated channel cone photoreceptor subunit alpha (The sequence of the model RefSeq protein was modified relative to this genomic sequence to represent the inferred CDS: inserted 3 bases in 3 codons; deleted 1 base in 1 codon) — MAEIGTEMSYRSQRSAFTPEPSAESIECGERDQTMGLMGRMSQFAQRVGGKSSKCRVSGCSDSAMIQEETEDMQNDASWDSRGDQLRKRNFNNNANHWPLAALNMNNCNNTDDKKDDREIKKDDKKEEPKKDEKKEEKKDEKKDEKKDEKKDEKKDEKKDDKKDDKKDDKKKEEEKPKHVWIMDPATDLYYHWLTIVAIPVFYNLMLLVTRACFNELQDDYTILWMVLDYSSDAIYFLDTFVRSRTGFLEQGLLVRGIQEAWEHYKKSPQFKFDIFSMIPTDILMLKVGYNNPELRFNRLFKMARLFEYFDRTETRTNFPNIFRISNLVLYILIIIHWNGCIFLAISKTLGFGSDSWVYPXISDPEFGRLGRKYIYCXYWSTLTLTTIGETXPPVRDVEYFFVVSDFLIGVLIFATIVGNVGAMISNMNASRAEFQAKIDSIKQYMQFRKVSKDLEARVVKWFDYLWTEEKTCDEKEVLKYLPDKLKAEIAINVHLETLRKVRIFQDCEAGLLVELVLKLQPQVFSPGDYICKKGDIGREMYIIKEGKLAVVADDGVTQFVVLSDGAYFGEISILGIKGSKAGNRRTANIRSVGYSDLFALSKDDLMDALSEYPEAKKALEEKGRAILMKDNLIDEAAANAGADAKDLEEKVNLLGTNLDVMQTKFARLMADWTASQNRIKQRLTNMEARVKTLREEDLDEVVEDKKDK, encoded by the exons ATGGCTGAAATCGGCACTGAAATGTCGTACCGTTCACAACGATCCGCATTCACTCCAGAACCTTCTGCCGAAAGCATCGAATGTGGAGAAAG GGATCAGACTATGGGACTAATGGGCAG GATGTCCCAGTTTGCTCAGAGGGTTGGAGGAAAGTCTAGCAAATGCAGAGTTTCGGGATGCAGTGATTCTGCTATGATACAGGAGGAGACTGAAGACATGCAAAATGATGCATCATGGGACTCTAGAGGAGATCAGCTGCGCAAGAGGAA CTTCAACAACAATGCGAATCATTGGCCTCTTGCAGCGCTGAATATGAACAACTGCAACAACACAGATGA CAAAAAGGATGACAGGGAGATAAAGAAAGATGACAAGAAGGAAGAACCAAAAAAGGATGAAAAGAAGGAAGAGAAAAAAGATGAAAAGAAAGATGAGAAGAAAGACGAAAAGAAAGATGAGAAGAAAGATGAAAAGAAGGATGATAAGAAAGATGATAAAAAAGATGACAAAAAGAAGGAAGAGGAGAAGCC TAAACATGTGTGGATAATGGATCCAGCAACAGATTTGTACTATCACTGGCTGACCATCGTAGCAATACCTGTGTTCTACAACCTTATGTTGCTTGTTACCAG agcCTGTTTTAATGAGCTGCAGGATGATTACACAATCCTATGGATGGTTCTGGATTATTCATCAGATGCCATCTACTTCCTTGACACATTTGTGAGATCAAGGACAG GTTTCTTGGAGCAAGGCTTACTAGTGAGAGGAATCCAAGAAGCTTGGGAGCACTACAAAAAGTCGCCGCAATTCAAATTTGACATATTCTCCATGATACCAACGGACATACTAATGCTGAAAGTGGGTTACAACAATCCAGAACTGAGATTCAATCGGCTTTTCAAAATGGCTCGTCTGTTTGAGTACTTTGACCGCACTGAAACCAGAACCAATTTTCCAAACATCTTTCGCATCAGCAATCTCGTCCTGTACATCCTTATCATCATCCACTGGAACGGCTGCATCTTTTTG GCCATTTCAAAAACTCTTGGATTTGGCTCTGACTCTTGGGTGTATC ACATCAGTGACCCCGAGTTTGGTCGTCTTGGCAGAAAGTACATCTATT TGTACTGGTCCACTCTCACGCTCACTACCATTGGAGAAA CACCACCCGTCAGAGACGTGGagtacttttttgttgtttccgATTTCCTCATTGGCGTGCTGATTTTTGCCACCATCGTTGGTAACGTTGGTGCAATGATTTCCAATATGAATGCATCCCGTGCAGAGTTCCAGGCCAAGATTGACTCAATCAAGCAATACATGCAGTTCAGAAAGGTCAGCAAAGATTTGGAGGCACGTGTCGTGAAGTGGTTTGACTACCTTTGGACTGAAGAGAAGACTTGCGATGAAAAGGAGGTGCTCAAGTACCTCCCAGACAAACTCAAGGCAGAGATCGCCATCAACGTGCATCTGGAGACTCTTCGGAAAGTGCGTATCTTTCAGGATTGTGAGGCGGGTCTTCTTGTTGAGCTTGTCCTTAAACTTCAACCGCAGGTTTTCAGCCCTGGTGACTACATCTGCAAAAAGGGAGACATCGGTAGGGAGATGTACATTATAAAAGAAGGCAAACTAGCTGTGGTGGCGGACGATGGAGTCACGCAGTTTGTGGTCCTCAGCGACGGTGCTTACTTTGGCGAGATTAGCATCCTCGGAATCAAAGGGAGTAAAGCTGGAAACCGCAGAACTGCAAACATACGTAGTGTGGGATACTCTGATCTGTTTGCGCTCTCCAAAGATGACCTAATGGATGCGTTGTCGGAGTACCCAGAGGCTAAGAAGGCACTAGAGGAGAAAGGTAGGGCTATTTTGATGAAAGACAATCTTATCGATGAGGCTGCTGCCAATGCCGGCGCAGACGCCAAAGACCTAGAAGAAAAGGTGAATTTGCTTGGGACGAATCTAGATGTGATGCAGACTAAATTTGCTCGTCTTATGGCAGATTGGACTGCCAGCCAGAACAGGATCAAACAGAGGCTCACCAACATGGAGGCCCGCGTGAAGACTCTTAGGGAGGAGGATTTGGACGAGGTCGTAGAGGATAAGAAGGACAAATAA